The genomic segment TTCTTAGTTAGAATGGGTGACGGTATTCTGCCTAAATAGTAAACACAGGTAATAAATAACAGAATACTAAAGATTCGAGCCATAGAATTTCTAAATTCTGATACAAGATACTTATTAGATCGAATAAGTACATTAGacctaattaaattattttgttgtATCCAGACTAATACCAACCCAACCCATTTCATCAATAAAATATGACCAATTAACCAACCAACAAAACTACTTGTTACAAATAACATATTGTTGTTGCATCGAAACATATAGATGTTGACTAATCTGGCTAACATTGAACTTGGTAAAATGAAATGGTTGAATAattgaataatgagattattcaggAATACACATTGAATGCTAAGATTACGCATTGAATTTCTGGTAGGACGTCTATGATCAAAAAAGTCTTTGTGATTGTTCCAGAAGAAATGAAACAAAAGATACGGTAGAGCTAGGACAGTTATTGTATGAGGTTTACCCAATGCTAAATGCAGAGGTACATAGTAGATTGATATGAACATCATGAGCTGGCCTGCAATAAACCCAGTTGTTGCTGATACTCTCTTCTCGGTTCCTTCTTCTCCTTCTTCCATAAACCGAGCTCGTAGAAGGAAGATATAAGAGGGACCTATGGATAGTGTGGTCAGAAATCCATAATAGAGTCCGACCATAACGACCGAATTGATTATCGTCATGTATAAGGATATTAGATTCCCTGgtataaaagattttaaaatcatcattaacctcccttttttcttttctatttctggattattatatgatgattttgaactttccatatacatatatagaaatAGAAAAAGATAGACTAGAACCGACATCTCTTATGTCATGTCAATGACAATATAAAAATGGAATTGGGATCTGGATGGAATATAATGAAATAGAGCCACTTTGAGGTTCCCTATGAAATGAGGCATGGAACGGAGCCACTACGAAGAAGTTCCGGGGGTTACGAAGGAAACTTCGAGTTCATATTGGTCATGGGTTGAGAACGGGAATTGAACTCTATGAGATCTAATCTCCCGTTGTTCCTCAGTAGCTCAGCGGTAGAGCGGTCGGCTGTTAACTGACTGGTCGTAGGTTCGAATCCTACTTGAGGAGATTTGATTCATTCCGAATTAAAGAATTCAGAATGTCAGAATGAAAGGGTTCGCTTTGACCGTTAAGAGCAGGTAACCCGTTCCCTGTGTCTTTGTTTCTATTGCATTCTATCTCATCGTATCACATTCTGTTCTGCGATATTTGAGAATCACCGTCAATACCTCGGTGTAGGTGTCCGGGATAATCCTTTGTTCCATAGTCCTGGGCTATTTACAACCAGCcaattaagaattctcaaatgtaCTAGTACTAGCAAATGCCTCAAAGATGCAGTCATCGATTCTCCTGAGAGGCCACAATTACCGCGAGCAAACACATTAATTTAATGACGAGGAGCGCATTTTTTCTATGCTACTAATACTTGTACTTGCTCTGCTATTCTGCCCAAGCCTGGCTGAGGAAGAGTTACGGGgcgtaaaacaaaaaaaatatgctTATTTTGTTTTGGCcggtaatactatatataaatataaaatcgaAACGAAAAGTAAATatacgataaataataaataaaaggccACTCCATTTCGGCAAAAGACCCACGCCCAAGTTCCATAGCTTTGGGTCCGCTATCCCGATCATGATTTTCCTACCCCCAGAGGGAAAGGTCCTTCCCTTTTGGGCCGGTTGTGGGcgaggagggattcgaacccccgACACCGTGGTTCGTAGCCACGTGCTCTAATCCTCTGAGCTACAGGCCCCACCTCGTCTCCACTGGATCTGTTCCCAGGAGTACCCTAAAAAAAAGGAACCTTTCCTCTCCCCAGCCATTTCGGGTTAAGAAGATGTGAAAGTGCCTTTCTCTCTATAAGAACGGTGCGTTCCGAGGTGTGAAGTGGGAGAGAGGGGATTTCATAATTGGGGTTTTGAATAAGACGAccttttcatttttcattcttATTACTTTTTCATATTGAAAAAGTAATAAGAATGAGAGGTGTTAAGCTTTTTATCATCCTGGCGTCGAGCTATTTTGCCGCAGGACCTCTCCTACAGTATCGTCACCGCAGTAGAGTTTAACCACCAAGTTCGGGATGGATTGGTGTTGTTCCTCTACGCCTAGGACACCAGAATATCGAACCATGAACGAAGAAAGGCGTGCGAGAAAAGGAAAAGCATATTGGCTAGTGATTATGAGGCCCCAATTCTTGACTGGAGGGGACACCAAAGGCCTCCGCCCTTCCATCCCATGGATAGATAGAGAGGGAGGGCAGAGCTTTTGGTTTTTTCATGTTGTCAAAGAGTTGAACAATGGATTTTTCGTGTTGTCAAAGAGTTGAACAATGAAAATAGATGGCGAGTGCCTGATCGAATTGATCGGGTCATGTAGGAACAAGGTTCAAGTCTACCGGTCTGTTAGGATGCCTCAGCTGCATACATCACTGCACTTCCACTTGACACCTATCGTAATGATAAACGGCTCGTCTCGCCGTGACCTTCTCTTGAATTCTCAAAACTTCTGTCACTCGATCCCCGCAGGGACAGAGAACCCCTTGCCGTCTCGGCTGTGCTACCGGAGGCTCTGGGGAAGTCGGAATAGGAGAGCACTCATCTTGGGGTGGGCTTACTACTTAGATGCTTTCAGCAGTTATCCGCTCCGCACTTGGCTACCCAGCGTTTACCGTGGGCACGATAACTGGTACACCAGAGGTGCGTCCTTCCCGGTCCTCTCGTACTAGGGAAAGGTCCTCTCAATGCTCTAACGCCCACACCGGATATGGACCGAACTGTCTCACGACGTTCTGAACCCAGCTCACGTACCGCTTTAATGGGCGAACAGCCCAACCCTTGGAACATACTACAGCCCCAGGTGGCGAAGAGCCGACATCGAGGTGCCAAACCTTCCCGTCGATGTGAGCTCTTGGGGAAGATCAGCCTGTTATCCCTAGAGTAACTTTTATCCGTTGAGCGACGGCCCTTCCACTCGGCACCGTCGGATCACTAAGGCCGACTTTCGTCCCTGCTCGACGGGTGGGTCTTGCAGTCAAGCTCCCTTCTGCCTTTGCACTCGAGGGCCAATCTCCGTCCGGCCCGAGGAAACCTTTGCACGCCTCCGTTACCTTTTGGGAGGCCTACGCCCCATAGAAACTGTCTACCTGAGACTGTCCCTTGGCCCGTAGGTCCTGACACAAGGTTAGAATTCTAGCTCTTCCAGAGTGGTATCTCACTGATGGCTCGGGCCCCCCCGGAAGGAGGCCTTCTTCGCCTTCCACCTAAGCTGCGCAGGAAAAGCCCAAAGCCAATCCCAGGGAACAGTGAAGCTTCATAGGGTCTTTCTGTCCAGGTGCGGGTAGTCCGCATCTTCACAGACATGTCTATTTCACCGAGCCTCTCTCCGAGACAGTGCCCAGATCGTTACGCCTTTCGTGCGGGTCGGAACTTACCCGACAAGGAATTTCGCTACCTTAGGACCGTTATAGTTACGGCCGCCGTTCACTGGGGCTTCGGTCGCCGGCTCCCCTGTCATCAGGTcaccaacttccttgaccttccgGCACTGGGCAGGCGTCAgcccccatacatggtcttacgacTTTGCGGAGACCTGTGTTTTTGGTAAACAGTCGCCCGGGCCTGGTCACTGCGACCCCCTTTGTGAGGAGGCACCCCTTCTCCCGAAGTTACGGGGCTATTTTGCCGAGTTCCTTAGAGAGAGTTGTCTCGCGCCCCTAGGTATTCTCTACCTACCCACCTGTGTCGGTTTCGGGTACaggtacccttttgttgaaggtcgttCGAGCTTTTCCTGGGAGTATAGCATGGGTTACTTCAGCGCCGTAGCGCCTGGTACTCGAACATTGGCTCGGGGCATTTTCTCTACCCCTTCTTACCCTGAAAAAGCAGGGGCACCTTGCGTCCTTGAACCGATAACCATCTTTCGGCTAACCTAGCCTCCTCCGTCCCTCGggaccaacaaggggtagtacAGGAATATTCACCTGTTGTCCATCGACTACGCCTTTCGGCCTGATCTTAGGCCCTGACTCACCCTCCGTGGACGAACCTTGCGGAGGAACCCTTGGGTTTTCGGGGCATTGGATTCTCACCAATGTTTGCGTTACTCAAGCCGACATTCTCGCTTCCGCTTCGTCTACTCCCGCTCACGCGGGTGCTTCCCCCTAAGGCGGAACGCTCCCCTACCGATGCATTTTTACATCCCACAGCTTCGGCAGATCGCTTAGCCCCGTTCATCTTCGGCGCAAGAGCGCTCGATCAGTGAGCTATTACGCACTCTTTCAAGGGTGGCTGCTTCTAGGCAAACCTCCTGGCTGTCTCTGCACCCCTACCTCCTTTATCACTGAGCGGTCATTTAGGGGCCTTAGCTGGTGATCCGGGCTGTTTCCCTCTCGACGATGAAGCTTATCCCCCATCGTCTCACTGGCCGACCTCGACCCCTGTTATTTTGAGGTCATATCTAGTATTCAGAGTTTGCCTCGATTTGGTACCGCTCTCGCGGCCCGCACCGAAACAGTGCTTTACCCCTAGATGTCCAGTCAACTGCTGCGCCTCAACGCATTTCGGGGAGAACCAGCTAGCTCTGGGTTCGAGTGGCATTTCACCCCTAACCACAACTCATCCGCTGATTCTTCAACATCAGTCGGTTCGGACCTCCACTTAGTTTCACCCAAGCTTCATCCTGGTCATGGATAGATCACCCAGGTTCGGGTCCATAAGCAGTGACAATTGCCCTATGAAGACTCGCTTTCGCTACGGCTCCGGTGGGTTCCCTTAACCAAGCCACTGCCTATGAGTCGCCGGCTCATTCTTCAACAGGCACGCGGTCAGAGCCCTGGGCTCCTCCCACTGCTTGGGAGCTTACGGTTTCATGTTCTATTTCACTCCCCGACGGGGGTTCTTTTCACCCTTCCCTCACGGTACTACTTCGCTATCGGTCACCCAGGAGTATTTAGCCTTGCAAGGTGGTCCTTGCTGATTCACACGGGATTCCACGTGCCCCATGCTACTCGGGTCAGAGCGTAAGCTAGTGATGCTTTCGGCTACTGGACTATCGCCATCTAGGGTTCGGCACTTCACCGCTTCGCCTAGCAGCACGACGCTTTTATTGCTCTCCCACA from the Gossypium arboreum isolate Shixiya-1 unplaced genomic scaffold, ASM2569848v2 Contig00314, whole genome shotgun sequence genome contains:
- the LOC128288886 gene encoding protein TIC 214-like, whose product is MSVLVYLFLFLYMYMESSKSSYNNPEIEKKKGRLMMILKSFIPGNLISLYMTIINSVVMVGLYYGFLTTLSIGPSYIFLLRARFMEEGEEGTEKRVSATTGFIAGQLMMFISIYYVPLHLALGKPHTITVLALPYLLFHFFWNNHKDFFDHRRPTRNSMRNLSIQCVFLNNLIIQLFNHFILPSSMLARLVNIYMFRCNNNMLFVTSSFVGWLIGHILLMKWVGLVLVWIQQNNLIRSNVLIRSNKYLVSEFRNSMARIFSILLFITCVYYLGRIPSPILT